The Spodoptera frugiperda isolate SF20-4 chromosome 2, AGI-APGP_CSIRO_Sfru_2.0, whole genome shotgun sequence genome includes the window ttattaactttatcaagcagaaatttaaaattataagtttttttaccTTGCTGGGCTTCGTGATTCACACAATTCTTGCAAATTACTGTAGAATGGTGGATTGCACATGCAGAAATCAAACTGTTCCTTATCATCATTTGTAAATAGATGAGAAATAATAGATTTAGTAGAGTTTTTTGTTactgtaaaaaaagaaaacattttgtgttataaattatattataattatatatttgcaAGGGCTATAAACTTATAATGAACTAAGTATAGCATTTGTCTTCCATTCTTTCTAATCAGACATGGTTAAAATACACTTTTTTGCCTTTTAAATATTATCACTATATAAAGCTTCATTTGGTCTTTCTCTCCTCTTTCTTACATCAGCAGTAGATAACTGTCTCAAATATTATAGAGCAAagcataatttataaattaagacaatacacacattttataaattcttgTAAACTATTTTTTTGAACATTTTCTTCAGCTTTGGTAAAACTTTCTGTGTCACTTTCCGTTCCAACAAAGttccatttatttttgacagCAGCTAACAGAGGGTAAATGGCACATGCTCCAGTTCctgtaataataacaataattaaccTAACCACCTTGGAGCCttaaccaccggtggcttggaccacGCTTCCGCTACTGgttggctcctatttttatatttttaaatattattttatttattttgtatgtatagtatttaaaaatgtaaatgtagagaattttaaataaatataaacaataattacatttaattgaaaatatctcATGTATAAAACCATTTGATGATGATATATTCAGAAGTAAGTGTTGACAGCCAAACTGAGATAACCATACTTACCAATATCCAACCCTCTGATATTCTCCTTTCTTTGTATAGCTTCCATTAAATCTTCaatccataaaatataatttagtctTAAAGGTAATGTTGGAACTAATCTGTCAGCAGGAATATCCACTTCAAGATTAAAATCTGATTTGAGAAGGCATTTAGTAAGGACTCTCAATGCATGTGGATCTTTGAAGTCTATTCCTATTTTACCAGTTACATCCTGAAACAGAATGAACAGAATGgaatatcaattttataatGTCTGAAAAAATCATTTGGAAAAACCTATGAAATACTCAGAGAGagagattattatattattataagtataggtataaaatttaacaatattaaatcACAACAATGTTAGCTACTTCTCTTAAATTAGTTGGTAATTCTGGTAAAATTGGTAGGCAAACCATTGTTTACATCAGAGTCAAATGGTAAAGGATACAACAAACTATACAGGtgataaatttaaatgtaaccTATACCTTTAgatcttatttattatgtatatatatatttttttgtaaaacttacCGATTTTGATATAGCTGCAAATTCTGGGTAAAGTATTGATAACTTCCCAAAATCAGGAGGAGTTTTGTAAATGTTACGAGGGTGCATATACTTATTCAATGCCATTTTATGATTTGTTTCCACAGatttaacgtatttttatttgtttataaaattatttcgaTCTATGCATATCATAAAATACCCAATAAGATTATAACCTAAAATAAATCTGCTATAATAGCATAGAAAGAGAAGGATTCGGCAATAGCAAAAACTATAAACACAGCACACAAGCTAAAATGAGTGAAGTGACATTGACGGCTTTGACAGATGAATGCatagaataaaaaaagattattaacCACCTGCTAGCCACCATAAACTTTTACTATAAAGGCAGAAATATATTATCGTAGCAAGGTGTGTCGTAGTGCCGTGGTCAATATTCGAAAATACTTGATTGAATAAGCAACATTTACACAAAAACTTATGTAAAGGCTCCCACACACAGTTGCGTTATTATCGGTCGATAATATCGCATAAATCTGGTGTGCTACGACACGCCATGTCACGATAATGTGTCTATAACATCAACGAGTCTATGCTCTCTGTTTTATCTGTAATTCTTTTCATTCAAACTTCTTCGATCAATCGTTCatcatattactttttattgcgTAGTAGCTGTGTACTGTGTGTGCAATTATTTTTCTCTCTCTTTGTCTTCGATTTCGCGAAGCAGTTGACGCGCGTTTgtgaaaataattgtaattaaatagaaaatatctaTCTACAACTATCAAAATGGTTGATCAAATTGAAATGGCTTTAGATGACATCataaaagctaataaaaaaGCACCAAGCAGGGGCGGCGGCGCTGGACGTAAATTCAATACAGCAAGAAAACCTGGTGGCGGCCGTGGTGGAGCAGCTGGTGGTGGATTTAGAAATGGCCGCACGGGGGGCGTTTTGCGCGGTAGAAACCGTGGCGGTATATCTAAATCAACAAATTACTCAAgggtaaataattacttaaacggTAACTCAAATTGCAAATGGCGGACAAACGTGGTGAAATGACGCATCTTGTAAAATCCCCCTCAAATCTAAGGACGATAGTTGCAATGACGACTCGAGTTATCTATTTGGCCATCATATATGTAGCGGCAGTTCTTCACTGCTTTATGTAATTTTGCTCTTGCTGACTTGGATCATAAGATCTAAATTTGGCTTCGAGAGAGCACTCCAATGTAAACGCGTGTCATTTTTTGTGACAAATTATACTGAAATGTTTCCGACTGAAATACTGTCCGCGGCAGTTTGGCATCAAAGGCTATCAAAATGCAACAAACACTGCTAACAACACTACAGATGTCAACTTTCCGGGATCTGCGATTCGACCTTGTCGCTGATGTAGTGGAAGTGCTAGATAAAGTTTGTGGGATCGTGTCTCTTGCATTGCCTGCAACATGGGGCCTTGTAAGGCTCCGAGCTGCGGGTAGGGGTCTACAAAGAACAGTGCTGTGGTGTTATTCCTGATTTGCAAGATGCAGTTCAAAAATCAACGCGAGTGTGTGCCATCCAGTGTGAAAAATAAGGACTGCATTAATATTGTGGGACGAATAAATCCAATTATGTAATGCaagttaaaaacgaaattccttTCTAGATcaatataattgtaattgttttgtaataacattgtaattttgtatattgttACACAAATGTAGCAGAGTATGTACTAATGTGTATGCCACAATTTTACACTCGGTGTAATCATGTTCAATGAGGCATTGAGCTGCCAATCGGCTAGCTCTGAAGGACCAACTATTTCAGGGCGATGTTAACAGCGCATGGAAACATGACATGTTCAATGACTTTGGTGAACGGAAGATTCAAAGAAACACCATGCCATCTATCACAACTGGCCCCACAAAGTTATTAGTATCCAACTTAGACTTTGGAGTCTCCGATTCTGACATACAAGAGCTGTTCTCAGAATTTGGAATTCTGAAAAGTGCAGCTGTACATTATGATAGATCTGGAAGATCTTTAGGTAAGTTCAACCATGTTATTTGTGCATTTACCTTGCctactattataattttaggaGAGATTAATAAGTAATGTATCTATTGTTTAAAGGTACTGCTGATGTGGTGTTCGAGAGGAAAGCTGATGCATTAAAGGCTATGAAGCAATACAATGGAGTACCATTAGATGGAAGAGCAATGAATATTCAATTAGCTACTTCTGAGATAAGCAACTTTAGAAATGAAGAAAGAAATCGAATTGGCGGTGGCGGTGGCAACGCTGGCGGCAATGGACCAGTCAGGAGAAATATGAATAGAGGTACTTATAATACCACTAATGATATCACTAATATTAAGGTTCTCTTGTGGAGCTTTTAAATTgactataacaatattatttctttgaGCAGGTGGACCAAACCGAAATCAAGGTGGAGGTGGATCCCGTGGTAATGCTCGCCGTCCTGGCCGTGGAGGTGCTGGAGCAGGCCGTGGGAAACGTCCCATACCCACAGCAGAACAGTTAGATGCTGAACTTGATGCTTATGTCAAAGAAATTAAGTGAATGATAAGTTTGTGTAGTGTAAAAGACTATTTTGTAAGTTTATAAGTTTAGAATAAACATGAAGAACTTCAAGTATTGACACCAGATTTAACCGTAGTTAATGGTTAatgaaaaatatcaacaaattgataacaattaaattgaaattgtgtTTTGACTCAATGTTAAATGATTGAATAAACATAAgaatttggtacatataaataCATTGTTAATTAAGTCCACCTTTGTTGAATGTAATTACATATTTCTTAGTCACTATCTCTAGGAAGTTGCTATCTCCTTGTCATTTTTTTGTGTCGTATGATAAGTCTTTGATTAATGTTATTCCTATAGGCTAAATTAAATTGGTGACTATTTCGTTGTATTGTAATGGTAACAGCTATACGAATTTAgcatttacacaaaaaaaaaagtatgaaagCTGTTCAAGtagtactaaaattaaatgtataccAAGCAGAagttaaagtattattgggtatCTTCACGCCAGCAACAGGTGTAATTCTTTTATCTTTGTCACACATCTATGTccatgtatataaataaaacttaaaactactgcaataatattttaaaattcaatgagaatattaataagaaaagaATGCTTGTTTGAAGACTTAAACCTATGTTGAGATGGCAAGCATAAGCTCACGTTCAGCTTAGCCTAGCTGTTCACATGCTTGCTGCAATGGAGCAACactaaaaatattcagttttacCAAATTATAACGAAGCAGCAACATCTGACGATTGCACAACTTGCTAACTGCAcacggggggggggggggacttgtacgaacataattattataagcacGCAAGACGTAGTGTTTCGAACTCTGAGtaggaaaataatattctttgaaaAAATTCAGTGCTGTAAATAAGGGTagatttatactagcgcagagtcgaagcgtcTTACCaagaacataacaaattcaaccttaactccacagcgtaacgcacacattacttctTTGATTTTACGCGCGTTTTTCGGAATTCGCACGCGAGAACAGCATGAAAAATGCACGTGTGGCGGTGGCTGATAATGCAGGTGAATGCCGAGGTTTAGGATAGTAAGTACCATATCGGACTAGGCTCTGCGACTATTGGTAGGTATTATCCAATGTTTTCAATCATTGGTTCTCGTTCAATAATgggttgaaaaaaaaatgtgtttttgtttgtttttaaaaaaacgttgccccacattaggattttctcctgtgtggtgggtgcgttcacaaacatacaagttcacatatgatacataatatatgacacccagacccgaaacaacaatttgtggatcacacagagtctGGTGCCATAACTTGCAGCGTATCTAATTCCCCGTATTTAGGAGCGGCTTGAGAGACTACGGCGTCCTTACCTACGGCCCGACACAAGTGCTTACTGGACATAGAAGTTTCGGGAGATAACTATTTCTGATAGGGCAGGAAGGAACGACCAGCTGTCGTCACTACGAGAACCGTCCGGAGGACCCTGTGtaccctgcatgggctgagcatcgCCGTGTTCTCAGAGATGTGGTCGGCGATGGGAagctctcgcgtccggcattagttcaagccatggtgcgcggcgagggggactgggatgccgtctcctcctgcgaaacagtcatgctagctaGGGAGGAGGTGGGCGCGTAAACTAACCTCACGCCCTTTGAAAGTGCCCTTTTTTCATTACACTCTAATTATCGTcaagttattaatttgtttttaaactattttttcaatgccctaagtgagtatacatctattaaattcaaacgcagagctcattatgttgatttttgaggagttccctagaatatcttccacatctcatttttgaagagatcccccGACATCGGGAACTCTGTGGTTAAAAcgaaaatttgccggaagtcactattccacgcgaacgaagtcgcgggcaaaagctagttagtattaataaatgtttattggcaacagatgaaaactaaaacaactcaaacaagttttttttttatttattgatttttaatttttaatcaattcgggattttttgaCCAAAACCAATAAGttatgttgaatatctcagaaacttgCCACTTTCGGACAAGGGACCCAGGGCCATGCATCTCCCCTACAAAAATCATTTCAAAAAATTACGAAGAAAGCTGCGCCATCTTCTGGACGGCAATGAAAAACTTTTAGGCAAGTTATGTTAAGATGTCACAAGATGGCAGTGTAAATTTATGTCTATGTATtaaatcagaaaaatattatttttttacgggttttaaaatatttaattgaaacaaaaaatataagtattttatgtaaatgtaaataatcatatttataaacttgaaatataaaaacCTTACTCGATTTACATGGCAATACTAGGAATTACCTTTTGAAACTTTTCTGAGTTTCTGCCGCCATTATTGTTTTGCGCTGTTTGAGTTCCTGTTACTACCGTGTTCCCGTATTAATTTTCTACGTCTTGGCTTTGTAAATCTGGACTTTCTGAGATCCGTAATAATTTTGTGACTTGATTCTGTGTATTTGGACTTTGTTTGCTGCATTTACGTTTGACCTGGCTACGACAACGGACTTCTGATTTTTCTTTCTCGATTTGggtttcaaaacaaaatgtcgcAAAAAACTTTTAACAAGTGCTATTTTGGTTGTTCCTGTAATGATAACGGTAAGACATGTTTTCCGATtccaaattttatatttgtttacataactttatttcattttgttaacaTGAGTATATATCTGTAGATTGTAGGACTCAGACTATGTAGGCTATACTTGTATTTCCTTAATAATTTGATATGAAAGTTTTGATTGGTCTCGATATGAaagctatattatttattatatctacacatttaaaaactaatttacaatgatactaaaatacacatatatacagttatgattatttaattttattataacattattaataccTTACGAAACTCTTTTGCAATGTACCTATTGATATGCAATGtaaaattaaggaaaatttacactttttttgagtGATAACCacatttgataatttttaatgttattatatttcagATCCTTTACACAAATTCCCAAATCCAAATTCATTGAAATTGGAACAGATTGATCGATTCAAACAATGGAAATCGGTGCTTAAACCAGCTGATCAAGAAAAAGGGGATGATTACATTTGTAAAAAATTCAGAATTTGTGGTAGACATTTTAACAAAAGCTACCGATTGCCTTCTCATTATTTGACTCAAAATGCAGTGCcaacattatttttaggtaATGGTAAAACGTTTTAATTTCTAAACATTTAAAACTCTGCTTCTCGCTTTTTAAGTTTCTATTCGTCATACTGTGATGCACACGTAACCTATCTTTGAACAAGCAGCTTTCGCCTACTTTGCTGTGACTTTCATCTCGTCAGCACATCccatgctactattgagaatttaaaaaatcaaaatacctaattatacaTTGCTCGTTTTGATACTTGAGCTCATGTCGCATCAGTCATTCTCATATGTCAATAATAGTCATAAGATTTcaggatattttttttctaatttcagGCCATTCCATGAACGCAGAAGTTGACATATATTCGGACCCCACACCTGGCCCATCGAATTTGACAGATGTTGTATCTGATTATGTtggtaagtattattaaattagtgtttattatatttgttttattactatagTCGTTTCGGTGCGTCGTGAAGACGTCTGGCGTTTGAATTGTAGTTTCACTAGAGATATAGTGATGATTTCAATCGTGCAAAAATATCGTTTGAATTATGTAACCGATAAAATCTACATACAAGAAGtaaattagtatagatattctattatatacatacatagatattctattatatacatacatagatattctattatatacattataattaaaataaaataaaacatgtttaaacatAATTGATACTTGAGCTCATGTCGCATCAGTCATTCTCATATGTCAATAATAGTCATAAGGTTTcaggatatttttttctaatttcagGCCATTCCATGAACGCAGAAGTTGACATATATTCGGACCCCACACCTGGCCCATCGAATTTGACAGATGTTGTATCTGATTATGTtggtaagtattattaaattagtgtttattatatttgttttattactatagTCGTTTCGGTGCGTCGTGAAGACGTTTGGCGTTTGAATTGTAGTTTCACTAGAGATATAGTGATGATTTCAATCGTGCAAAAATATCGTTTGAATTATGTAACCGATAAAATCTACATACAAGAAGtaaattagtatagatattctattatatacatacattgatattctattatatacattataattaaaataaaataaaacatgtttaaacataattgctttattttttttatttttttattttaacaatgaatgtctaatatatttacctataaaGTCGTAGTTTAATATATCTAAAATTTTGCGACTGATTGAAAATATGTCGTCAATTATAAACccatttttatgatttttttatgtcagcCTCTAATCAAGGTTCAACTCCAAATTATGCATCAACCTCtgtcaatattttacaattttaatgataGTTCTTTGTACGGTAAAATGTAGCGCGaacttatattttgaaattttaattgaaatattctttatattttttttacattacgagaaattaaatttatattttcttgaaaaaaaaagagcGTAAAATAGATTACAGCATTTGTGACACTGTCTCTCAAAATCAAAATGCGACAAAACTACTATTCACATTGTATAGTGTgtcattaaattaacaaaagatAGCTGAGTGTGTGGTAGtcctttgtatattttttacgttgatttaatattttgttttattcattgcaGAACCAGCACCAATCTACTGTACACCAGAAAAAAGGAGATCAATGTCATATATGAGTAAGTACTAAAGCTTTTTTAGTTATGAGTTCGTTAAAATTGACTTAACAGTTGACGCAGTTGTTGAACAACCGATTGCTGAGTATTGTTtcgtgggttcaattcccgctctgaacaactctttgtgtgatcccaAAATTATTGTTCTTGATCTCTGTGATGGTGTGTACCTGAGTTTGTATGTTGTAAAGGAAGATGCAAATCCTAGTCCCACCTTCtaatgtgtgttacatcattggataggtaattttaagctgaataaaagttactatggcaccaagttccaaatcttagtccttTCAGAGACAGTACGtgtataaatagtataaataacaaatgcaattatgacgcaaaaatagcattacttggctactgataaaattacaatgtttaataaagaataactctgaacttttattcagctcaaaattacctatccaatgatataacacacatagctattggaagtgggaccaGATATCAAAGAAGCTCTGGCATCCTCCttaatacttgtatttgtaaataaatacacataaattCAAGTGTAGTGCGAGAAAATCGTAGAGTTACATGCATCATAAGCATTAAGATATgataaataatctttttttataacgtcacgccttttatcctcgaagggttaggcagaagtgcacattatggcatgtaatgccattgttcacccacttttcaccatttttgttataagtcccatgtaatagggggtgaacctattgctatatactaggcacaattccagacatcgtgctattactaagaaattttcgaaaaaccgactaaaacccagtaatactttgtccgaccccaGATTCgtacccgagaccctttgtccggcagtcccactttcgaccactcgaccaacgaggcattctATGTATAAACAAACTCTAAGTTCTTTTTATACTAAATTaccttaattatatttttaagttactcATTTTCATCCAGTTTAACTACAAAActtgtaatttatataaaccACAAATCCTTcctataaatgtataaataagtttaaattacacatatatattaggtagttatttattcttattaactTAACTTTTATGTCTGTGTTATGTCTTTTTGGAGATTTTGTCGGATACTTACAATTTATAGCTCCCCAATCCTTACTaacaattatgtttgtgttttttttattactgttatttattatacatattttttattttcagataccaaaaataaaataatggacaTAACAACAAAAAGGACAATAATACGACTTAAAAATGGTATTGAAAaactgagaaaaaaatataaacatcaaAAAACACTTATGCAATGTGCAAAACAAATCGCAATGAAGGAGTCGTTTTTGAAATTTGCTGAAAAGTTGCCTGAAACCTCGCGTTTATTTACATTGCTGCaaataaaaggtttaaaaaaaccaaaaggCAGAAGATTctctgaaaaagaaaaataatgggCTTAACTATATACAAGCAAAGCCCAAAAGCTTATAGGCTTTtacaaaacatgtttgttttgcCCTCAAAAAGAGCAATACAAAAAATGCTTAGTGCAGTGACAATTGTGCCaggcataaataatattataatttctaatttaaaaaatgctgtcaaaaatttaaataatgagaGCAAATTAGTTAATTTGCTCTTTGATGAGGTTTCTTTGGCTCCAGGTCTGGAATACAACATTAAATTAGGTAAAATTATTGGTTTCGAAGACCTGGGGCCCACATGCAGGCAATCTCTGGCTGACCATGCCCTTGTACTCATGATTAAAAGCATAAAAAGCAAATACAAACAACCCATTTGCTACACATTTTGTACAGGCTCAACAAAAGCgccagacttaaaaaaattaataaaacaatgtatattGCAGCTCACAGAAATTGGCTTAACGGTAGTAGCAACAATATGTGACCAAGCTACTACCAACACAAGAGTTATAAAGATGCTGCAAGCAGAGACCCGCGAAAAATATTTAAGAGCCGGGGAGGAGTACAATTCTGGCGCTTTTGAAGTAGAGAACATAAAGGTTTATCCTTTATTTGACACGCCTCACCTATTAAAAGGCAtaaggaataatttattaaaaaaagatgcCAAATTCTTACAAAATGGTGAGGTCAAGTGGGCAAAATGGGAACATTTGCGTATGCTTTTAAATGTAGATACAGGGGATGATGAGATAAGATTGGTAAACAAAATTACAGAAAGCCATGTAATTGAAAGTAAAATTCCGAAGATGAAAGTAAAACATGCTGCACAAGTTTTTAGCCAGAGAGTGTCTGCAGCACTCCGATTTTTAGCTAGTAAGTAAACATCAACTAGTTCCtcaattataacaattaattcaGCTGTTGCTGGATTGCCAATTGtgcaatttattcattgtaaattcttttgtttcagaacATGAGATACTTCCTTCGGAATGCCAACAAACAgctgattttttattgatttttgatcaattatttgattcatttaatggtcattcttatcaaatttcgacaaaaaaatataaatcgtgttttaaaactaattcaccGCACATCCAACTATGGAATAATTTACTGCCTGTATTAGAATCAATCAAATTTCAATCAATTACTCATAATAATCAAGGTAATGTAGTTAAATTTGAATCGATTCCCTCAATCAAGAATtggattaataatattaaaacttttaaagaaaTGTGGGTTGATTTGAATACTAATCACaatgtaaatagtttattaacAAGAAATTTTAATCAGGATCCATTAGAAAATTTTTTCAGTAGTATTAGAAGTAATGGAATTAGAAATACCAATCCATCATGTAATCAATTCATAAATGCCTATAAGACGTtgattattaacaattttaattcacCACATTCTCTTAATGCTAATTgtgaaaaagataataattatttatttcaatcactaaatcatttaataaatacaccTGCATGTACTTCCTCGAATGATGATTTTGCATGTGAAGTTGATTCTTTGATAACGGTGATGGGtaacataaaaagtaatgttaacAATGTAGTGCATGATgaatcaaaaaaatatgtaactggatatatcataaaaaaatgtaaaatcaaagTTTTTAGAAATTGTGAAATATGCATGCGTGATTTTTGTAGCTCTACGATTAATAAACAAtcatttaattatgaaattgattatacaaagaaatctttattttatccgaataaaaaattcaatgaactaatgaatgaaatatattatttgatcGTTGCATGCTTACGTATATCACCCGAATCACTTCGTTTAAAAGACAAAATGAAATTCTTGTTAAATTGTGCACGTGACTATAATATGATTACTTGTGATTTACACAAATCGCAGTTGATTGAGTTCATTAATGATCTttcgattaaattaattatccatAGTTGGTGCACTaatgtaaatagaattttaaatggtaaaattacaaattttgataaagatgaccatataaaattaaaagctttcaattattttgaaaaacataaaaagaataaaaaatgatatttaatataagttgttttattttga containing:
- the LOC118268782 gene encoding THO complex subunit 4, which codes for MVDQIEMALDDIIKANKKAPSRGGGAGRKFNTARKPGGGRGGAAGGGFRNGRTGGVLRGRNRGGISKSTNYSRGDVNSAWKHDMFNDFGERKIQRNTMPSITTGPTKLLVSNLDFGVSDSDIQELFSEFGILKSAAVHYDRSGRSLGTADVVFERKADALKAMKQYNGVPLDGRAMNIQLATSEISNFRNEERNRIGGGGGNAGGNGPVRRNMNRGGPNRNQGGGGSRGNARRPGRGGAGAGRGKRPIPTAEQLDAELDAYVKEIK
- the LOC126911613 gene encoding uncharacterized protein LOC126911613 isoform X2, coding for MSQKTFNKCYFGCSCNDNDPLHKFPNPNSLKLEQIDRFKQWKSVLKPADQEKGDDYICKKFRICGRHFNKSYRLPSHYLTQNAVPTLFLGHSMNAEVDIYSDPTPGPSNLTDVVSDYVEPAPIYCTPEKRRSMSYMNTKNKIMDITTKRTIIRLKNGIEKLRKKYKHQKTLMQCAKQIAMKESFLKFAEKLPETSRLFTLLQIKGLKKPKGRRFSEKEK
- the LOC126911613 gene encoding uncharacterized protein LOC126911613 isoform X1; this translates as MSQKTFNKCYFGCSCNDNDPLHKFPNPNSLKLEQIDRFKQWKSVLKPADQEKGDDYICKKFRICGRHFNKSYRLPSHYLTQNAVPTLFLGHSMNAEVDIYSDPTPGPSNLTDVVSDYVGHSMNAEVDIYSDPTPGPSNLTDVVSDYVEPAPIYCTPEKRRSMSYMNTKNKIMDITTKRTIIRLKNGIEKLRKKYKHQKTLMQCAKQIAMKESFLKFAEKLPETSRLFTLLQIKGLKKPKGRRFSEKEK